GATCAAGCTTGGCTGCTATCGGCTCAAGCTCGGCTTTGGCAAAATCACGTGCCGTACTTTGAATCAGTTTTTGCTCTTCGCTTAACTCCAGATACATAGGGATCTCCTCATGGTACTGATGTTCGGGTTATGGTTGTCGTCAGTCAACGCCACTCTTTCACTATTTCAATCGGCACATCGTGTTCATGTGCCCACTCCTGCCAGAAAAGCGAACTCTCTGTCGCAAATATTGCCCGATAGCTCTCAGCACCGCTCAAGGAAAACGCGCCCTCAAGGCGCTCTTTAAAGTGTGGTTCAAGAGCGGCTACCGCAATCCAACCATCCTGTGTCTGGTACAGGTTATACTCAGGAATAGCTCCACCGAGACCACCATTCGGCAAGGTACTTCCGTACTTCAAAGGATCGACAAAGGGTAAAGCACATTCAACAAGCGACACTTGGCGATACGCTCCGGTACCGCTTTTTTCGCGTTGGAAAAGCAATCCAAGTACCGTCGTAACCACCTCGGCCGCACCGGAAATATCGGTCAGCAAACTCACTGGCATGTGTGGCGGAAATATCAAACCGAGCGCGGCCTGATAGGTGAGATCGTGACCCGCCACATGATCATTGGGCGCGGGGTAGCCTACGATAGAAACAACACAAAGGCGCGGATAACGGGCGCGTAACGATTCCCAGTCAAGTCCCAGCCGTTGCAGCGCTGCCGGGCGCGAAGCGGTAAGCAGCACATCGGCATTGCGTAGCAACGCATCGAGATCTGATTTCCCCGCCTCGCTTTTTAGATCAGCAGTAACAACCGTTTGCCCTGCTGCCATGTGCTGATACCAGTAGGGACAGTAGTGCTGCATCGGATCACCCGTTGGAGGCTCAACCTTAGTGACATGCGCTCCCATGTTGGCAAGTTTTTCCGCAGCGGCAGGTCCCGGCAAATTAAGCGAAACATTCACCACCTTGCACCCGTGAAGTATCGTATGGAAATTCGCATCACTCTCTGAGAGTCGCGTATGTGTCATTGATTCGCCTCCATTGCGTTATGTACTGCTATTTTTCAATGCCGACACGGGCATCGACGCCCACTTGATAGTAATGTTTGATTTCTCTCATCTCCGTGACCAAGTCAGCTTTTTCTATAACTTTTTCGTCAGCATACCGTCCCGTTAAAACAAGTTCTGTGCAGGGCGGTTTTTTCGCAATCAGGTCGACAACATCGTCCACCGGAATCAACCCAAACCAGACGGCACAATTTATTTCATCGAGTATGACAACATCGTATCCTTCAAGAAATATGGCATGTTGAGCGGTTTTGAAAGCCTGTTGAGCGATAGTAATATCTTCCGTCTCAAGGTTTCCTTTCGTAATCCAAACGTCTCTTCCAGTTTGATGAACCGTAAGCAATGGCGCAAATCTGTCCGCCGCAAAGTGCTCCCCGTAGGCTCCACCACCTTTGAGAAATTGCACCACACAGACACGCAGTCCGCGACCGACCGAGCGCAGAGCAAGACCAAAAGCCGCTGTTGTCTTCCCTTTGCCATTGCCGGTGTACACTTGCGTATATCCTTGCCGAAGCATTATGACGAAACTTTCGCTGTCAGCGCGGGGACAAATTGCATCACATCGGCAACGACCAACACGTCCGCAACCTCACCAATTGGCGCGTCGCGATCTTTATTGATCGCCACGATGAAATCAGATTTTTTCATCCCTGCCAGATGCTGAATGGCACCACTAACGCCACACGCGATATAGAGTTTAGGGCTTACCGTTTGCCCCGTAGTACCGACTTGGTGGTCATGCGGAACCCAGCCCGCATCAACGACGGGACGACTTGCGCCTAACTCCCCTTTCAGGGCTTTGGCAAGGTCGGCAATTATCGCCACATTATCTTTCTTACCAATGCCGCGACCTGCGGTGACAATAACTTCCGCACGCGACAAATCTACCCCTTTCGCTTCAGCTGCTTCGTACCCCACAAAAGTGAATGTCCCTTTTGATTCCGTCGCAACTTCAAGTGAAACAACCTTGGCGTCTTCGCTGGCTTTATGCGCCGTAAAAGCACCAGGTTGCAACGTTAACACCACTTGGGACTTCGCACTGCTCACCTTCCTTCGCATTTTTGCATTGCAGCAGGGAACCTCGTACTCGCTGCCGTCAACACCGATAACTTCGGAAATTTGTGCCACACCAAGTGCCGCCGCCACACGCGGAGCCAAATCCCATCCATACGACGAGTGCAAGAACACGATCAGGTCGGGGTTTTCTTCGGCCGCTGCTTGCAGAACAAGTCGCGTATGCAGCTCTGGGTTGTACTCATGATAGACGTTAACGTCGGCCAGATAGAGCGTTCCCGACAGTGCGACACCCTGCCCGCGACGTCCCACCAGCACCATTGAAACGTCAGCGCCAAGATGCTTTGCAAAGCCAAGTAGTTCGTACGTGCTTTCTAATAATGTATTTTCGCGATATTCACCGACTGCCAATACTTTCATGGGAACCTCCTAGCGCAACACTGATGTTTTTTCTTTAAGTAGTGACACAACACGATCGACCATGGTTGCCACATCACCTTCCAGCACAAGGCCACCCGATTTTTTCTCTGGTGGATACACTTTTCTGGTGAGTGCCAGCGGTTCAATACACGTAAGTTCAGCAACCGGAATTTCACGAATTTCCTTCTTTTTGGCCTTCATAATGTTCGGCAATGTTGGGTAGCGCGGCGAATTCAACCCCAACTGGCATGTGAAGACTGCCGGAAGCGAGAGCGTAACGACACCTTTTGTCCCACCTTCTAGCTCACGCTTAACCTCTACATTGTCACCAACAAGGGAGAAATCTACGATGGTCGTGGCGCAGGAATACCCAAGTGCGCTGGCAAGGAGTACGCCCACTTGCGCCGAGCCGCGGTCTTGTGATTGCATGCCGGTAAAAATCAGTTTAAAGTCTTTGTCTTTGCAGAATTGAGCAATAGTTGCGGCTATTTGCGCGGGATCTTTCGTGTGTACCGCCGCATCAAGAATGTGCACCGCCTTATCGCATCCCATCGCAAGAGCTTTCTTCAGTGCCTCCACCACACGAGCCGGCCCTACGGAAAGAACCGTCAGTTCAGCTTCCGCGCCAAGTTTTTCCCGAACTTGTACCGCTTGCTCAACCGCGTATTCGTCATACTCGTTCATTCTGAATGCTAAATCACTTTCATCAAACCATGTACCGTCAGCGTTCACACGAAAGCGCGACTCAAGGTCAGGCACCTGTTTCATACAAACCAGAATTTTCATTGTTTCCTCCTGAGATGAGTTATTTCGAAAGTGAGAGTTTATTAACAACAACCTCGGCGAGATCCATAACTTTCAGGTTTTCTTCAAACCCGCCCGTTTTAATGCCATCTTCAAACATCGTCAGGCAAAACGGACAGTTCGCCACCAACAGTGGCACATTCGTTTCCGCTGCCATGCGTACTCGTTCGACATTGATTCTTTTGCCAAGCGTTTCTTCAGCAAGAATTCTCCCGCCGCCAGCGCCACAGCAAAACCCATCAATGCCATGCTTTTCCATTTCCTGAATGGTACCGCCAACCTGTGCCAGAGTTTTGCGCGGTTCCTGCGTAATATCCTTATAACGACTGAGATAGCAGGAGTCGTGATAGGTCGCAGAAAACGCCTCCAGACCGCCAGCAATATCCAGTTTCCCTTCATCAATCAACGTTTGTATAAATATTGAGTGGTGTTCGACAGGAATATCGAGCCCGAAATCTTTATAGTCGCGCGATAAGGTATTAAAGCAATGCGGACAGGTCGTCACAATACGCGAAACACCATATCCTTTGATGGTTTCGACGTTTTCTGTGGCCTGCATCTGGAAAAGATATTCATTACCAAGCTTTCGCACCGGTTCGCCGCAACATTTTTCTTCTTTGCCTAGTATCCCAACACGGAGTCCAGCAGCGTTGCAGATCGCAATAAAGCTTCTGGCCACGTCGCGATTGCGCTTATCAAATGAAGCGTAACAACCTGCAAAATAAAGAATGTCGGCGGTTTCACCTTCACTCAGACGGGCAACATCAAGACCATCCGCCCAATCACCACGACTCGCATAGGCCAGCCCAAATGGGTTGCCATTGACTTCAATGTTGCCTATTGCAGTGCGAACTTCATCGCCAGGAAACTCACCTTCCATGAGTGAAAGACTCTGACGCATGCCGATGATTTTATTGACATGCTCCACATTCGCGGGACAAATATCCTGACAGGCGCGGCAGGTTGTGCATGACCAGAGTACGTCGTGCGTCACACATTCCGCGAGGCTCGTTTGCGGATTTTCGCCAACAGCCACTTCGCCAATCTGCTGAATAAGTTTCATCGGAGAGAGCGGTTTATCGGTCACATACGCGGGACAACGATCCTGACACCGCTGACAGCTAATGCAGGCATCGGTGTCAAAAATATCCTTCCAAGTGAGATCATGAATGGTAGAAACCCCGTACTGCTCGATAGTTTCATCTTCAAGCGGTATAGGAGCGAGCGTCCCTTTCGCGCGTAAATCGCCGAGAAAGTAGTTTGCCGGAATGGTAAAAATATGCCGCAGCTTCGTGAAAGGGATGGCGACAATAAAGGCCAGCACAATCAGAAAGTGGAGCCACCAAAGAGCGCTGTGCAAAGCCAGTACGGTATCGGCATGCAAAGAGGTAAACAGTTGGCCGAAGACAAGCCCTACCGGTGAATACCACATAAGCGTTGAAGCTTGTGGGATCTCTGTTGCCGCCATGCGTGCCCCTTCGACCAAAAATCCTGTGACGAGAATAGCAAAAAGCATACCGTGAATCGCGTAGTCGTCGCGAATCGATTCAATTTCCTTGGGTTGCGTAAAAAAGCGCCGAGCCATGAGAAACGCCAACATAACGATACCCACGGCTCCGGCAATATCAAGTACCAGTGAAAAAAGGAGGTAGAAGGTGCCTTTTAAAAAGACATATCCGAAAACCGGATCGGTGAGATCAGCCTGAAGCATAATCAACAGCGTTCCGATAAACAGCAACAGAAACGACCAGAAGAAAAATGCATGAAAACCGCCTCGCTTTTTCACCCGCAATACTTTTGTCTGCTGCAGCGCTAAACGGAGCATCGCGTGGATCCGCACCGCCGGTTGGTCAAAACGCTCAACATCCTTCCCTTGGCGGTA
This genomic interval from Chrysiogenes arsenatis DSM 11915 contains the following:
- a CDS encoding CoA transferase encodes the protein MTHTRLSESDANFHTILHGCKVVNVSLNLPGPAAAEKLANMGAHVTKVEPPTGDPMQHYCPYWYQHMAAGQTVVTADLKSEAGKSDLDALLRNADVLLTASRPAALQRLGLDWESLRARYPRLCVVSIVGYPAPNDHVAGHDLTYQAALGLIFPPHMPVSLLTDISGAAEVVTTVLGLLFQREKSGTGAYRQVSLVECALPFVDPLKYGSTLPNGGLGGAIPEYNLYQTQDGWIAVAALEPHFKERLEGAFSLSGAESYRAIFATESSLFWQEWAHEHDVPIEIVKEWR
- the cobO gene encoding cob(I)yrinic acid a,c-diamide adenosyltransferase is translated as MMLRQGYTQVYTGNGKGKTTAAFGLALRSVGRGLRVCVVQFLKGGGAYGEHFAADRFAPLLTVHQTGRDVWITKGNLETEDITIAQQAFKTAQHAIFLEGYDVVILDEINCAVWFGLIPVDDVVDLIAKKPPCTELVLTGRYADEKVIEKADLVTEMREIKHYYQVGVDARVGIEK
- a CDS encoding electron transfer flavoprotein subunit alpha/FixB family protein, giving the protein MKVLAVGEYRENTLLESTYELLGFAKHLGADVSMVLVGRRGQGVALSGTLYLADVNVYHEYNPELHTRLVLQAAAEENPDLIVFLHSSYGWDLAPRVAAALGVAQISEVIGVDGSEYEVPCCNAKMRRKVSSAKSQVVLTLQPGAFTAHKASEDAKVVSLEVATESKGTFTFVGYEAAEAKGVDLSRAEVIVTAGRGIGKKDNVAIIADLAKALKGELGASRPVVDAGWVPHDHQVGTTGQTVSPKLYIACGVSGAIQHLAGMKKSDFIVAINKDRDAPIGEVADVLVVADVMQFVPALTAKVSS
- a CDS encoding electron transfer flavoprotein subunit beta/FixA family protein, with the translated sequence MKILVCMKQVPDLESRFRVNADGTWFDESDLAFRMNEYDEYAVEQAVQVREKLGAEAELTVLSVGPARVVEALKKALAMGCDKAVHILDAAVHTKDPAQIAATIAQFCKDKDFKLIFTGMQSQDRGSAQVGVLLASALGYSCATTIVDFSLVGDNVEVKRELEGGTKGVVTLSLPAVFTCQLGLNSPRYPTLPNIMKAKKKEIREIPVAELTCIEPLALTRKVYPPEKKSGGLVLEGDVATMVDRVVSLLKEKTSVLR
- a CDS encoding heterodisulfide reductase-related iron-sulfur binding cluster; this encodes MEFTREIYWNIGSGVILPMYLLSFVAIALCIWGFYRRIALYRQGKDVERFDQPAVRIHAMLRLALQQTKVLRVKKRGGFHAFFFWSFLLLFIGTLLIMLQADLTDPVFGYVFLKGTFYLLFSLVLDIAGAVGIVMLAFLMARRFFTQPKEIESIRDDYAIHGMLFAILVTGFLVEGARMAATEIPQASTLMWYSPVGLVFGQLFTSLHADTVLALHSALWWLHFLIVLAFIVAIPFTKLRHIFTIPANYFLGDLRAKGTLAPIPLEDETIEQYGVSTIHDLTWKDIFDTDACISCQRCQDRCPAYVTDKPLSPMKLIQQIGEVAVGENPQTSLAECVTHDVLWSCTTCRACQDICPANVEHVNKIIGMRQSLSLMEGEFPGDEVRTAIGNIEVNGNPFGLAYASRGDWADGLDVARLSEGETADILYFAGCYASFDKRNRDVARSFIAICNAAGLRVGILGKEEKCCGEPVRKLGNEYLFQMQATENVETIKGYGVSRIVTTCPHCFNTLSRDYKDFGLDIPVEHHSIFIQTLIDEGKLDIAGGLEAFSATYHDSCYLSRYKDITQEPRKTLAQVGGTIQEMEKHGIDGFCCGAGGGRILAEETLGKRINVERVRMAAETNVPLLVANCPFCLTMFEDGIKTGGFEENLKVMDLAEVVVNKLSLSK